From the Streptomyces sp. SN-593 genome, the window CTGTTGAACGGCACCTTCTGCCACGTCACCTGGTCGGCGCTGTAGCCGAGTTGCCTGGCCACCGCGTAGGCGACGGCCGACTCGTAGCCCTTGCCGTTGGACGGCTTGTTGTCCACGAACCAGGGGTCGTACGCCGGGTTGTCGGTGCCGACGGTGAACGTGCCGGAGGTGTGGGTGGCGAGCGAGGCGGGGCTGCACGAGGCCGTGGCGGTGCTCGTGGCACCGTCGGACGGCGAGGGGGCCGCCGAGGAGTCGCCGTCGTCCTGCGGGGCGCAGGCGGCCAGCGCCAGGACGAGCAGGGGGGCCGCGGCGAGGGCCGCGCGATGACGGGACGGGAGGATCGCGGGACGCATGGCGGGACCTTGGCACCCGACCGGGCGGTCTGTCCACGTCATTGGGAACTCCGTCCGGATGTCGGACCATTGTGTCCGCCGTGTTTCCGGCCGTGCGCGGGCGGTCGCATCCCGGTCGCGCTGGGTGACCGCCCCGGTGCCGGTCCGCCCTCCCGGCCCTGGTGTCACCGCGCGGCGGCCGTTGACGCCGCGTCGAGGTCGCGGCCGAGCGCGGGCGGCAGGTCGGTGGCGGCGCCGTCCAGCCGCAGCGCCCGGGTCAGCGCCCAGTCCTGCGGGGTGTTGACGCTCCAGGCCATGACGGCGATGCCGGCCGCGTGGCAGCGGCGTACCACGTCGAGGGTGAGCCGGGTGAGGTCGAGGCTCACCAGGCGGGCACCGACCGCCTGGGCGCGCGGCACGATGTCGGGGCCGAGGTCGCCGGCGACCAGCACGGTGGCGACCTCCGGCAGCAGGGCGTGGATCTCGGCCAGCGCCTCGTCGTGGAAGGACAGCACGCTGACCCGGCCGGTCGCGTCGCGCTCGCGCAGCACCGAGGCGAGTACCCGGGCGGCGGCGACGTCCTTGATCTCGGCCTGGATCGGGCGGGTCACGCCGTCGAGGACCTCCTCGAAGACCGGCACCCGCTCGCCCAGTCCCGCGTCCAGCCGGCGGATCTCGGCCAGCGTCAGGTCGCGGACCAGGCCGCTGCCGTCGGTGGTGCGGTCCACGGACGCGTCGTGCATGACGACGAGGGCGCCGTCCCTGCTCAGGTGCAGGTCCAGTTCGACCTGGTCCACGCCCTCGCGTTCCGCCCGGCGGAAGGACCGCAGGGTGTTCTCCGGCTCGACGCCCATGACCCCGCGGTGGCCCACGGTCAGGAAGCTCATGGGGGCACCCTAGTGGCGGGGCTGGTCGCCCGGTTGCCTGCCCCGCCGCCCCGCCGCCCCGCCGCCCCGCCGCCCCGCCGCCCGCGTCCCGCGCCTCCGCGGCGGTCGCGGGGGCTCCGTTGCCGGGCCGGGCGCACACTCGGGCGCGCCACGCAACTTTTAGCGCCCCATCCCGGCATCCGACCGTAAAAACAACGGACTTCCGGGGCTTGGACCGCGCATTCTCAAGGTCGCGGGCTTGAAGGCGGTGCCCTGGCGTGATTACGCTGTTCCCACGACAGTTTCTTTTGCGGAGGAGGGGTCATGGGCGAAGTTCTTTCGTCGAAGGCGGCAACCGGAGGCGGGATGTCCGGCGAAGGCGTGCTCGGACACCCCCAGTGGCCGGTGTTGAAGCAGGCCGTCGAGGCGATCCGCCCGTGGCAGCGGGGGGACGGCTCGATCGACTTCGACGCCGAGGACGCGCCCACCCGCGAGGACGCCGCCCGCACCCTCGGCCGGGTCGTGGACGCCCTGGAGCAGCTCGCCCCGCTGCTGCCGCACGACGAGGCGTACCACCGGGCGCTCGTCACGGACCTGCACCGCTGGGCCGACGGCGGCTTCGCCGTGCCCGACTTCCTCGACTCGCTGCTGGCCTTCCAGCCCGCCGCCGACCGGCGGGACGGCCTCCAGCACCTGGTCGTCTTCCCGATGTACACCCAGAACGGCAACCCGGACCGGGACCTCGAAGCGGTCGTCTTCCGTGTGGTGTGGCCGGAGTGGCTCGCCGAGCTGGAGCGCACCCGCTACGACAACCCGCTGTTCGTCCCGATCACCTTCGAGGACTTCACCCCGGGATACGACACCAACTCCGCGGTGCTGTTCCCGGAGACCGTCGCGGTGCGCAAGGCGCCCGAGCGCTGGACCTGGGGCGCGATCTTCTGCGACCGCGAGGCCGCCCGCTTCCGCGCGGTCACCTCGGCCGCGGTGGACACCCTCGGCCTCGAACTGCCCGAGGACGCGGCCCGCCTGGTCGAGGACCAGGAACTCGCCCAGCAGACCTACGTGCTGTGGGACATGATCCACGACCGCACCCACAGCCACGGCGACCTGCCGTTCGACCCGTTCATGATCAAGCAGCGCGCGCCCTTCTGGATGTACGGCCTGGAGGAGCTGCGCTGCGACCTGACCACCTTCAAGGAGGCGGTCAGGCTCCAGGCCGAGGGCCACCCGATGGGCCTGGGCGTGCAGTACGCGATCCTCTTCGACCGGCTCTTCCGTTTCCCGGTCACCGGCGCGCGGGTGCGCAACTACGACGGCCTCGGCGGCCAGCTCCTGTTCGCCTACCTCCACAAGCACGACGCCGTACGCTGGACGGACAACACCCTGCACATCGACTGGGAGCGCGCACCCCAGGTCACCAACCAGCTCTGCGGCGAGATCGAGACGCTCTACCGCGACGGCATCGACCGGCCCAAGCTCGTGCACTGGCTGGCCGCGTACGACCTGGTCGCGACCTACCTCTCGCCCCACCCCGGGTCGGTCTGGGCCAAGGGCGCGGACGCCCTGGACCTGTCGCTCCCGCCGCGCAAGCTGGTGGACGACGTGCTGCCGGACGAGTTCCCGCTCAGCATGTTCTACGAGGCCCTTGCGAAGAAGCTCCGCGAGGTGATCGCCTCGACCAAGGGCATCACCGGCGACAGCGCGCTGCGAGGCGCCGCGTGACCGGCGCCGGCGAGGAGGCGGAGATGAGGACCGACAGGTACACGGGAGGACTCGACGGCGCGGTGATCGCGGTCGCGGGCGCGGCGGGACCGGCCGGCCGGGCGGTGCTCCAGCGGCTGGCCAGGGCCGGCGGCCACGTGATCGCCGCCGACGCGGACGCCGAGCGGCTGGCCCAGGCGGTCGACGCCGCGCGGTACGACGCGGGCGGCGCGGACATCACCGGCGAGGTGGTGGACCTGCTGGACCTGGACGGGGCGCGGGAGTGGGCCGGGCGGATCGAGAAGGACCACGGCCGGGTCGACGGCCTGGTGCACCTGGTCGGCGGGTGGCGCGGCTCCGCGTCCTTCGCCGAGACCGACCTCGCCGACTGGGACGTGCTGCACGACCTGCTGGTGCGCACCGTCCAGCGCACCACCCTGGCGTTCCACGACGGCCTGCTGCGCAGCCCCGGCGGGCGGTACGTCCTGATCAGCGCGGCCGGCGCCAGCGCGCCCACGGCCGGCAACGCCGCGTACGCGGCGGCGAAGGCGGCGGCCGAGGCGTGGACGCTGGCGATGGGCGACTCCTTCCGCAAACTCGGCGGCGAGGCCCTCAGCGCGGCGGCCACCGTACTGGTGATCAAGGCCCTGGTGCACGATGAGATGCGGGCCCAGCGCCCGAACGCCAAATTCGCCGGCTTCACCGACGTGCGCGACCTGGCCGAGGCCATCGCGGACGTGTGGAACGCAAGCCCCCAGCAAGTGAACGGGACCCGACAGTGGCTGACGCCCCGACCGTGACCGAGTCCACGGCCCCCCACCCCCTCGACCCCTCCTCCGCGCCCTACCCCGCCGGCCCCACCGACGCGGTGCGCCGCCACGACCCGAACACGCGGGGCTTCGCCAGCGACAACTACGCGGGGGTCCACCCCGAGGTGCTGGCCGCCCTCGCCCTGGCCAACGGCGGCCACCAGGTGTCCTACGGCGCCGACGCGTACACCGACCACCTCCAGGAGCTGTTCCGCGGCCACTTCGGCCCGACCGCCGAGGTCTTCCCGGTCTTCAACGGCACCGGCGCCAACGTCACCTCCCTCCAGGCGGTCACCGAACGCTGGGGAGCGGTGGTCTGCGCCGAGTCCGCGCACATCAACGTGGACGAGTGCGGGGCCCCCGAGCGGGTCGGCGGCCTGAAGCTGCTCACCGTGCCCACCCCGGACGGCAAGCTCACCCCCGAGCTGATCGACCGGCAGGCGTACGGCTTCGACGACGAGCACCGCGCGCAGCCGCAGGTCGTCTCGATCACCCAGAGCACCGAACTGGGCACCTGCTACACACCCGAGGAGATCCGGGCGATCTGCGACCACGCCCACGGGCTGGGCATGGCCGTGCACGTGGACGGCGCCCGCCTCGCCAACGCCGCCGCCAGCCTGGGCGAGCCGCTGTCCCGCTTCACCACCGAGGCGGGCGCGGACATCCTGTCCGTCGGCGGCACCAAGAACGGCCTGCTGCTCGGCGAGTGCGTGGTCGTGCTCAACCCCGACCGGGTGCGGGCGCTGAAGCACCTGCGCAAGCTGTCCATGCAGCTCGCCTCCAAGATGCGCTTCGTCTCGGTGCAGTTCGAGGCGCTGTTCGCCGGCGACCTGTGGCTGCGCAGCGCCCGGCACGCCAACGCGATGGCCGGCCGGCTGGAGCGCGCGGTCCGCGACGTCGAGGGGGTGACGGTCACCCAGCCGGTGCAGGCCAACGCGGTGTTCGCGCTGCTGCCCCGTGAGGTCAGCGAGCGGCTGCAGAAGCGTTACCGCTTCTACTTCTGGGACGAGGCGACCGGCGAGGTGCGCTGGATGTGCTCCTTCGACACCACCGAGGAGGACGTGGACGGCTTCGCCGCCGCGCTCGCGGAGGAGATGCAGTCCGCATGAATATGCGGAAGCCTGTAAAATAATTTGTTCGTGGGTCGGCGGCTCCGTAGGCTCCCGGTATGGAGCCCGTTCCGGAGACCGCCGACCTTTCCGCCTACCTGCGCGCCGATGACGTCATCGACCACGGCCATCCGCAGGTCCGGCGGACCGCCGCGCTGCTGCGTTCCGGCGCGTCGAACCCGTATGAGTATGCGAAGGCGGCCTTCGTCCACGTGCGCGACGAGGTGCCGCACTCCTTCGACAGCGGCGACGACCGGGTGAGCTGGCGCGCCTCCGACGTGCTCTCCACCCGCAACGGCATCTGCTACGCCAAGTCCCACGCGCTGGCGGCCCTGCTGCGCGCCGAGGGCATCCCGGCCGGGCTCTGCTACCAGCGGCTCGCGGACGGCGGCGGCACCGTGCTGCACGGGCTCGTCGCGCTGCTGCTGCCCGGCTCCGGCCGCTGGAGCCGGCAGGACCCGCGCGGCAACAAACCCGGCGTTGACGCCCGTTTCCGCCTCGACCGGGAACAACTGGCCTTCGCCGTACGGCCCGAGTGCGGTGAGCTGGACTACCCGGCGGTGTACGCGGCCCCGCCCGCGCAGGTGCTCGCCGCGCTGCGCGGCTCCGCGGACCGCGCGGAACTGGCCGCGCGGCTGCCGGCCGGACTGGAGTGAGCACGCCGGGCCGCGGACCGGGGCGGGCGGCCGCTCAGGCGGTCGTGGCCCGCCTCAGCAGCAGGTACATCTCGCAACCCAGGCAGTACGCGAACGCCGCGTTGAGGAAGGCGGCGGCGAGCGCGCACGCGGTCGCCGCCATCCCCAGCCACTGCGGCCCCACGAGGTAGCCGACGGTGCCCAGCGCCGCGAAGAACAGCCCGACGGCCTGCGCGAAGCGCGGCGGCGCCGCGTCCTCCGTCCCGGGCGGCGGGCCGAGGCGCGGCCGGACCAGGGTGCGGAACACCCAGCCGTAGGGCGACCGGGCCACCCCGGCCGCCGCGCCGACCGCGAAGACCACCGCCTGCGCCGCCAGCAGCCGGCCGCTGCCGGTCACCAGCACCACCGCCAGGACCACCGTGGTCACCGCGGCGCCGAAGCGGGGCCCGCGTATGTCGATCTCCATGGCGGACATCATCGCCCGGCTCCGGCGCGCCGGGGCCGCGGGAATCATTGCGGTCCTGTGAACGCTTGCCCTGGCGGGCTTGCCGGCGGGGCCGGCGGGCCCGTAGGCACGTGGTGCGAAGGGACGTCCGCGGCGCGGACGCCGGCAGCGACCGGGACACGACCGAGGGAGGCGCGACCGCCATGACCGGACTGATCGTCTGCCTGGCCGTGCTCGCGGTGGCCGGGGGCTACGGACTCGTGCACCGGCGCAGGGACGGGAGGATCAGGGTGCGGGCCAAGGACGGCGGGCAGCGGCTGACGGCCGGCGACCTCGGGGCGCACCTGGGGGAGCGGGCCACCCTGGTGCAGTTCTCCAGCGCCTTCTGCGCGCCCTGCCGCGCCACCCGCCGGGTGCTGGGCGAGGTGGCGGCCCTGGTGGAGGGCGTGCGGCACGTGGAGATCGACGCCGAGGCGCACCTCGACCTGGTGCGGCGGCTTGACGTGGTGAAGACCCCGACGGTCCTCGTGCTCGACGCGGACGGCGCGGTGGTGCGCCGGGCCACCGGGCAGCCGCGCAAGGCCGACGTGATCGCCGCGCTGGGCGCCGCGGTCTGAGGCCGTCACGGCGCTGCGCAGCCGTGCCCGCCGTGGTCGCGGGGGAGCGGCCGGGTCGGCGCGGCCCGGCGACCGCGTCCGCCGGCCGTGCGGGCGGCGGGCCGTGCGGGCCGCGGGCTGTGCGCGCGCCGTCGAGGAGGCCCGGGCGGCGGCCCTGCGGAGCCGGCATCGGCGGGGTCGGGCGGGGGAGTGCTGGTCGGCGGTGGCGGGAACACACCACCGCGCCTGCGTGATCGTCGTTCCACCTGCCCGTGCACCCTTGACGGCCGGCACCGTGAATCGTGACTCTGACGTCATGTCCCGGGTCCGTTCCGGGCATCGGGACCGCTGCCCGGATCGCGCGCCGCGGCCCGGCCGCCCGGCGCCGTCTCCCGGCTCCGGCAGCGACCCCGCGGGGCACCGCACCGCCCGCCCGCCACGGAAGGACGTGTCCATCCCGTGACCGCAACGCCCGACCTCGCCTCGCCCCGTCCGGACCCGCCGGACGTCGACCCGGACGTCTTCCGGTCGGTCTTCCGCCGCCACGCCGCGGGTGTCGCCGTCGTCACGGCGCAGGGGGCGCGCGGCCCGGTCGGGTTCACCGCGACCTCGCTCGCCTCGGTCGCCGTCGAACCCCCGCTGCTCTCCTTCGGCATCAGTGTCGGCGCCTCCTGCTGGCCGGCGGTGTCGGCCGCCGAGCACGTCGGGGTGCACGTCCTCGGCGACCACCAGGGCGAACTGGCCGCCCTCTTCGCGAGGTCCGGGGCCGACCGCTTCGCGCCGCCGACCCGGTGGTCGCGCGGCCCGTACGGAGTGCCGCTGCTCGACGGGGTCGCCGCCTGGCTGGTCGGACGGGTGGAGGGACGGGTACCGGCCGGAGACCACCGGATCGTGGTGGCCAGGGCGGTCGCCGGGGACCCGCGCGGGCCCGGTGGGCCGCTCGTTCACCACCAAGGGGGCTTCCACCGGCTGCCGGGTTACGCCGGGCGCTGACGCGGGCAGGCGGGAGAGCGGGGTCGGGCACGTCGGGCACGTCACAGTTCACGGGCCTTGCGAAGGCGCCGACGCCTCTGTGTACTGACGAGTAATATGTTCGGCGGGGGCAGTTGCCGCGCCCTGGCATGGCCCGCCCGCGCGGGAGCCTAACCTGGGCAGTTCACGAAGACGTGCAGGACGGAAGCAGTAGGAGAGCAGGCGTGAGCTTGAGGATCGTAGTCGCAGTGAAGTATGTGCCTGATGCCACGGGTGACCGTCATTTCGCCGAGGACCTGACCACCGACCGCGACGCGGTCGACGGCCTGCTATCGGAGTTGGACGAGTATGCCGTGGAGCAGGCGCTCCAGATCGCGGAGGCCGCCGACGACGCGGAGGTCACGGCGGTGACGATCGGTCCGGAGGACGCGCGGGGTGCGGTGCTGAAGGCGCTCCAGATGGGTGCGGCCAAGGGTGTGCACGTGGAGGACGACGCGCTGCACGGTACCGACGTGATCGGGACGTCGCTGGTGCTGGCCAAGGCCGTCGAGCACATCGGGTTCGATCTGGTGGTGACGGGGATGGCGTCGACGGACGGCACGGCGGGTGTGGTGCCGGCGTTGCTGGCGGAGCGGCTGGGTGTTCCGCAGGTGACGTTGCTGTCGGAGGTGTCGGTGGCCGGTGGGAAGGTGACCGGTCGTCGTGACGGTGATGTGGCCAGTGAGGAGTTGGAGGCGGCGCTGCCGGCGGTGGTGTCGGTGACCGACCAGTCGGGTGAGGCGCGGTACCCGTCGTTCAAGGGGATCATGGGGGCGAAGAAGAAGCCGTTGGAGACGTTGGACCTGTCGGATCTGGGGGTGGATCCGGCCGGCGTGGGTCTGGGCGGGTCCTGGACCGCGGTGCGGGATGCCACGGCGCGTCCGCCGCGGACGGCGGGCACGATCGTCAAGGACGAGGGCGAGGGCGGTAGGCAGCTCGCCGAGTTCCTGGCCGCGCAGAAGTTCATCTGAGCGGCCGCCTTCTGGTTGCCGCCCCGCTGTCTTTTTCCCTACGTGCAGGAGAACGATTTCCATGGCTGAAGTCCTCGTCTATGTCGATCATGTGGACGGTGCCGTCCGCAAGCCGACGCTTGAACTGCTCACTGTCGCCCGTCGGTTGGGTGAGCCCGTCGCGGTGTATCTGGGTGCGGGTGTCGAGGGGGCGGCGGAGGTGCTCGGTGCGCATGGTGCGGGTCGTGTGCTGGCTGCTGACGCGCCGGAGTTCGCGGAGTATCTGGTGGTGCCGAAGGTGGATGCGCTGGAGGCTGCGGTGAAGGCGGTGGGTCCGGTGGCGGTGTTGGTGCCGTCTTCGGCGGAGGGCAAGGAGGTGGCCGCGCGGTTGGCGTTGCGGTTGGGTTCGGGTGTGATCACCGATGCGGTGGATGTGGAGGCCGGTGCGGAGGGTCCGGTGGCCACGCAGTCGGTGTTCGCGGCGGCGTTCACCACGCGGTCGGTGGTGAGTCGGGGGGTCGCGGTGATCACGGTGAAGCCGAACGCGGCGCCGGTGGAGCCGGTGCAGGCGGCCGGGGCGGTGGAGGAACTGGCCGTGGTGTTCGGGGAGTTGGCTACGGGCACGAGGGTGGTCTCGCGTACGGCGCGTACGTCGTCGGGGCGTCCGGAGTTGACGGAGGCGGCGATCGTGGTTTCGGGTGGGCGGGGGGTGAACGGTGCGGAGAACTTCTCGGTGATCGAGGCGCTGGCTGATTCCCTGGGTGCCGCGGTGGGTGCCTCGCGGGCGGCGGTGGACGCGGGCTGGTATCCGCATTCCAACCAGGTCGGCCAGACCGGCAAGTCGGTCTCCCCGCAGTTGTATGTCGCCAACGGTATCTCCGGGGCGATCCAGCACCGGGCCGGGATGCAGACGTCCAAGACGATCGTCGCGGTGAACAAGGACGCCGAGGCGCCGATCTTCGACCTCGTCGACTACGGCGTCGTCGGCGACCTGTTCAACGTCGTCCCCCAACTCACCGAGGAGGTCAAGGCCCGCAAGGGCTGAACCCCCACCCGACACCCCGGCCCCCGCGTGCCCCCGGGTATGCGGGGGCCGCCGCGTGTCCGCGGCTCGGCGGTCCGACCGGCCGTCGCGGCCGACCGGCCTCCGCGCGGTCCGCCGCGCCCCGGCTGCCTGTTGACCGGGCGCGGGCGGCCCGGCTAGCTTGCGCTTCAACGGTCTGTTGAAATCCGGGGAGGGCGCAGATGCCGGCCGAGACGACACTCGCGGAGGCCGTACGCACACGGATCGGCGCCGCGCTGGCCGCCACCGACGCCGAGCTGGCCCGCCGCTACCCCGGCGACCGCGCCGCCCGCCAGCCCGTGCACACCGTGTACGTGCCCGCCGACGCCTTCGACGTCGGGACCGTGCGGGACTGGGGCGACCGGGCGCTGGCCGCACTCGACGCCCACGCGCCCGACGCCGCCGCGCTCGGCGCCGTCCTCGGCCTCACCGGCGACCTCGCCGCCGAGGTCCACGACAGGGTGCGCGCCAAGCTGCGCCGCGAACCCGTGGAGGACCTGCGGATCGACTTCGAGGACGGCTACGGCGCACGCCCCGGCGCCGAGGAGGACGCCGCGGCCGTGGCCGCCGCCCGGACCCTCGCCGCCGCGGTCGCCGACGGCACCGCGCCGCCGTACGCGGGCATCCGGATGAAGTGCATGGAGGCCGCCGTACGCGACCGCGGCATCCGCACCCTGGACCTGTTCCTCACCACCCTGCTCGACGGCGGTGCGCTTCCGGACGGGCTCGTCCTCACCCTGCCCAAGGTGACCTTCCCCGAGCAGGTCGCCGCGATGGCCGACCTGTGCGGGGAGTTCGAGCGGGCCGCCGGGCTGCCCGCGGGGCGGCTCGGCTTCGAGATCCAGATCGAGACCACCCAGGCCGTCCTGGGGCCCGACGGCACCGCCACCGTGCCCCGCCTCATCGACGCCGCCGGCGGCCGTGCGACGGCGCTGCACTACGGCACCTTCGACTACAGCGCCGCCTGCGGGGTCAGCGCCGCCCACCAGGCCATGGACCACCCGGCGGCCGACCATGCCAAGGCGGTCATGCAGGTCGCCGCAGCCGGCACCGGCGTCCGCCTCTCCGACGGCTCCACCAACGTGCTCCCCGTCGGTCCGACCGCCGACGTGCACTCCGCCTGGAGGCTCCACTACGGCCTGGTACGCCGCTCCCTGGCCCGTGCGTACTACCAGGGCTGGGACATGCACCCGGCGCATCTGCCGACCCGTTACGCGGCCACCTACGCCTTCTACCGGGAGGGCCTGGCCGCGGCTGCCGCCCGCCTCACCGCCTACACCTCCCGCACGGCCTCCGGTCCGGTCCTCGACGAGCCGGCGACCGCCCGCGCCCTGGCCGGCTACCTGCTCCGCGGCCTGCACTGCGGCGCCCTCGCCCCGGGCGAGGTCCCCGTGCCCCTCCCGGCCCTCACCGCGCTGGCCGGCGCCGCCTGAGGCGGTGGGCCGGTGTGCGGTCCCTCCCTGCTGTCCGCCGCCGCGCCCCGCGGTGCCGGAGGGCGTTCACGCGCCGGAACGGCTCCCGCGCCGCCCGGGCGCCTACTGCTGGGGAGGGAACTCGGCCGAGCCGCGCTCGATCAGGCGGACGGGCAGCTCGGTGCGGCTCGCGCCGTCCGTGACGATGCCGTCCAGCCGGCGGAAGAGCTGCTGCGCGGCCACCCGGCCGATCCCGGGCGCGTCCTGGGCGACCACGGTGATCGCCGGGTCCAGCACGTCCGCCAGTTCGAAGTCGTCGAAGCCGACGAGCGCGATCCGCTCCGGCCGCCCGGCCAGGACCCGCACCGCGGTCACCGTCACCCGGTTGTTCCCCGCGAACAGCGCCGTCACCGGCTCCGCCCCGCCCAGCATCGCGTCGAGCGCCGCCTCGACCCGCTCCGGCGTGGTGGGGCCCATCGCGTACCACTCCGGCCGCACCTTCAGCCCCGCCGACGCCATCGCCTCGCGGTACCCCCGCAGGCGCTCGCCCGCGGTGTGGATGCCGGGCTGGTCGCCGATGAACCCGATCCTGCGGTGGCCGTGCGCGATCAGGTGCGCGACGCCCTCCCGGGTGCCGCCCGCGTTGTCGGTGAGCACCACGTCCGCGTCCAGCCGCCCGGCCGGCCGGTCCACGAAGACCGTCGCGACCCCGGCCGCGATCTCCGGCAGGAGATAGCGGTGGTCGTCCCCCGCCGGCACCACGACCAGCCCGTCCACCCGCCGCGCGCAGAACGCCAGCACCAGTTCCTGCTCCCTGCGCGGGTCCTCGGCGCTCGACCCGGTGAACAGCAGCGCGCCGTGCGAGCGGGCCACGTCCTCCACCGCCCGGCTGAGCGCGGCGTAGAAGGGGTCCGCCAGGTCCTCCAGCACCAGGCCCACGCTGGCCGTGCGCCGGGTCCGCAGGAGGCGCGCGCTGTCGTTGCGCCGGAAGCCCAGCGCGTCGATCGCGGCCTGAACGCGGGCCGCGGTGTCAGGCGTCACACCGGGTTCCTCGTTCACCACCCGCGACACCGTCTTGAGGCCGACGCCCGCCCGCGCGGCGACATCCTTCATGGTGGGCCGGGGTGCACGTCCTGGTGTTTGGGTCACGGTCGTAGTATTCCCTGCGACAAGAGATGGACAACGTTGTCACGATCAGGTGAGACTACCCTCGTCCGCACCCTTGTCGTCAGCGACCCCGCAAGCAGCACAGGACGAACGCCCCGCGACCGAACACCCACGCTCCGCATCCATCCGACCGTCACCGAACGCCCACGGAACACACCCCCTCCGACCACCTGGCACCCCGCGCGACGCACCGCCCGACGCGCGCCGCGCCTCCCGACACGCCGCAGGTCACCGCGCGGCACGGCACCCGCAGTCCGGGGTCCGTGGTCCCGCGGTCCGCACGACGCACCCGCACCATCCGCACGACGCACTCACCACCCGCACTCCCCGCACCGCACCCGCACGACGCACGCACCACGACACGCCCACCGCGGGCACCACGTACGCACAACGCACAAGGAGACGCCGCAGCGATGCACCCTGACAGCGCGACCGGTCCACTCGTGGCCGCACTGGACATCGGCGGCACCAAGATCGCCGGAGCCCTCATCGACTCCGAGGGGCGGTTGCTGGCGCGCGCCCTGCGGCCCACGCCCGGCGGACCGGACGGTGAGCTGGTGATGGGCGCGGTCGACGAGGTGCTCGCCGAACTGCGGGCCGCCCCGCGGTGGGACGGGGTCGTGGCGGTCGGGATCGGCAGCGCCGGACCGGTGGACGCGGCGCAGGGGACCGTCAGCCCGGTCAACGTGCCCGGCTGGCGCGAGTTCCCGCTCGTGCCGCGCGTCTCGGCGGCCGTCGGGGGCCTGCCCGTGGTGCTGACGGGCGACGGCGTCGCGATGACCGCGGCCGAGCACTGGCAGGGTGCCGCCCGCGGCTACGACAACGCGCTGTGCATGGTGGTGTCCACCGGCGTCGGCGGCGGGCTGGTGCTCGGGGGCGCGCTGCTGCCCGGGCCGACCGGCAACGCCGGGCACATCGGGCACATCAGCGTCGACCTCGACGGCGACCGGTGCCCGTGCGGGTCGCGCGGCTGCGTGGAGCGGATCGCCAGCGGCCCCAACATCGCCCGCCGCGCCCTCGACGAGGGCTGGCAGCCGCTGCCCGGCGCGGCGCCGACGGCCGCGTCCGTCGCGGAGTCGGCCCGCCGGGGGGACGCCGTCGCGCTGGCGTCCTTCGACCGGGCCGCCCAGGCCCTCGCCGCCGCCATCGCGGCGACCGCCACGCTGGTGGAGATCCACGTCGCCGTGATCGGCGGCGGCGTCTCCGCGGCCGGCCCGCTGCTCTTCGACCCGCTGCGCGAGCACCTGGCCCGGTACGCCACGCTCTCCTTCGCCGCCGGGGTCGACGTGGTGCCGGCGAAGCTCGGTACGGACGCGGGCCTGGTCGGCGCCGCGGCGGCCGCGGCGCAGGCGCTCCAGCTCTTCCCGACCACGGCGTAGGGGCCGCGCCCCGGGCCGTCGACGTCCGGCCCGGGGCCACGCCCCGGGCGGTCGCCTCGCGGTGGGCTTCGGGCCGTCTGCGGGTTGCCGGGCTGCCCGCAGGGGGTGTCGGGGGCGGCGGTGGGTCCCCGCCCGGCGGGGCGCGGGGGTTCGGATGTCACGTTGCCGGCTGCACTTGCAGACGGCGTGCGGCTTCAGCGGGTCCGCGCGGCGGCGGTGAACAGGGCGATGACGCCCTCGGGGGTGTCGGGGCCGAAGAGGAGCTCGTGGAGTTCGTCGCCGTCGGCGGCCGCCGCGGCGCTGCGCGGGAAGAGCGCCTGCTCGTAGGCGGTGAGGGCCGCCTCGACGTCGCCGGGGTGCGCCGCGAGCGCGCC encodes:
- a CDS encoding DUF6986 family protein; translated protein: MPAETTLAEAVRTRIGAALAATDAELARRYPGDRAARQPVHTVYVPADAFDVGTVRDWGDRALAALDAHAPDAAALGAVLGLTGDLAAEVHDRVRAKLRREPVEDLRIDFEDGYGARPGAEEDAAAVAAARTLAAAVADGTAPPYAGIRMKCMEAAVRDRGIRTLDLFLTTLLDGGALPDGLVLTLPKVTFPEQVAAMADLCGEFERAAGLPAGRLGFEIQIETTQAVLGPDGTATVPRLIDAAGGRATALHYGTFDYSAACGVSAAHQAMDHPAADHAKAVMQVAAAGTGVRLSDGSTNVLPVGPTADVHSAWRLHYGLVRRSLARAYYQGWDMHPAHLPTRYAATYAFYREGLAAAAARLTAYTSRTASGPVLDEPATARALAGYLLRGLHCGALAPGEVPVPLPALTALAGAA
- a CDS encoding electron transfer flavoprotein subunit alpha/FixB family protein, which translates into the protein MAEVLVYVDHVDGAVRKPTLELLTVARRLGEPVAVYLGAGVEGAAEVLGAHGAGRVLAADAPEFAEYLVVPKVDALEAAVKAVGPVAVLVPSSAEGKEVAARLALRLGSGVITDAVDVEAGAEGPVATQSVFAAAFTTRSVVSRGVAVITVKPNAAPVEPVQAAGAVEELAVVFGELATGTRVVSRTARTSSGRPELTEAAIVVSGGRGVNGAENFSVIEALADSLGAAVGASRAAVDAGWYPHSNQVGQTGKSVSPQLYVANGISGAIQHRAGMQTSKTIVAVNKDAEAPIFDLVDYGVVGDLFNVVPQLTEEVKARKG
- a CDS encoding electron transfer flavoprotein subunit beta/FixA family protein; the encoded protein is MSLRIVVAVKYVPDATGDRHFAEDLTTDRDAVDGLLSELDEYAVEQALQIAEAADDAEVTAVTIGPEDARGAVLKALQMGAAKGVHVEDDALHGTDVIGTSLVLAKAVEHIGFDLVVTGMASTDGTAGVVPALLAERLGVPQVTLLSEVSVAGGKVTGRRDGDVASEELEAALPAVVSVTDQSGEARYPSFKGIMGAKKKPLETLDLSDLGVDPAGVGLGGSWTAVRDATARPPRTAGTIVKDEGEGGRQLAEFLAAQKFI
- a CDS encoding LacI family DNA-binding transcriptional regulator; the encoded protein is MKDVAARAGVGLKTVSRVVNEEPGVTPDTAARVQAAIDALGFRRNDSARLLRTRRTASVGLVLEDLADPFYAALSRAVEDVARSHGALLFTGSSAEDPRREQELVLAFCARRVDGLVVVPAGDDHRYLLPEIAAGVATVFVDRPAGRLDADVVLTDNAGGTREGVAHLIAHGHRRIGFIGDQPGIHTAGERLRGYREAMASAGLKVRPEWYAMGPTTPERVEAALDAMLGGAEPVTALFAGNNRVTVTAVRVLAGRPERIALVGFDDFELADVLDPAITVVAQDAPGIGRVAAQQLFRRLDGIVTDGASRTELPVRLIERGSAEFPPQQ
- a CDS encoding ROK family protein; translation: MHPDSATGPLVAALDIGGTKIAGALIDSEGRLLARALRPTPGGPDGELVMGAVDEVLAELRAAPRWDGVVAVGIGSAGPVDAAQGTVSPVNVPGWREFPLVPRVSAAVGGLPVVLTGDGVAMTAAEHWQGAARGYDNALCMVVSTGVGGGLVLGGALLPGPTGNAGHIGHISVDLDGDRCPCGSRGCVERIASGPNIARRALDEGWQPLPGAAPTAASVAESARRGDAVALASFDRAAQALAAAIAATATLVEIHVAVIGGGVSAAGPLLFDPLREHLARYATLSFAAGVDVVPAKLGTDAGLVGAAAAAAQALQLFPTTA
- a CDS encoding flavin reductase family protein; translated protein: MTATPDLASPRPDPPDVDPDVFRSVFRRHAAGVAVVTAQGARGPVGFTATSLASVAVEPPLLSFGISVGASCWPAVSAAEHVGVHVLGDHQGELAALFARSGADRFAPPTRWSRGPYGVPLLDGVAAWLVGRVEGRVPAGDHRIVVARAVAGDPRGPGGPLVHHQGGFHRLPGYAGR